The bacterium genome has a window encoding:
- a CDS encoding methionyl-tRNA formyltransferase, which yields MRAALLGTSPEAVPAIDILDRLTDLRAVITRPDRPRGRGRAPAPPASKVTALEQGVPVRQPTTPAALDADIAGMDLDLAVVVSYGMIVPAATLARPRLGMVNLHFSLLPRWRGAAPVERAILAGDEVTGVSLMWMEAGLDAGPVLAAWRTSIGEDEDAGALSERLSLGAAELLGTHLGALERGESVPVAQEESMVTWAPRLVVSEARLDFHQPAERVARAIRAFCPRPGAHTTWRGKRFKILRARLFPGRLEPGQLEPDGTGVRVGTATGCLALLTVQPEGRKAMDALAWLRGVRGDPGRFG from the coding sequence ATGCGAGCCGCCCTGCTGGGCACCTCGCCGGAAGCCGTTCCCGCGATCGACATCCTTGACCGATTGACCGACCTGCGCGCCGTCATAACCAGACCGGACCGGCCGAGGGGTCGGGGCCGGGCACCGGCCCCTCCCGCGAGCAAGGTCACAGCACTCGAGCAGGGGGTTCCGGTCCGCCAGCCCACCACCCCCGCTGCGCTGGACGCTGATATCGCCGGGATGGATCTGGACCTGGCGGTGGTAGTGAGCTACGGGATGATCGTGCCGGCCGCCACCCTGGCCCGTCCCCGGCTGGGCATGGTCAACCTGCATTTCTCCTTGCTGCCGCGGTGGCGGGGGGCGGCCCCGGTCGAGCGAGCCATCCTCGCCGGCGATGAAGTAACCGGCGTGAGTTTGATGTGGATGGAGGCGGGCCTGGACGCCGGACCGGTCCTGGCCGCATGGAGGACCTCCATCGGTGAGGACGAGGACGCCGGTGCGCTGTCGGAACGCCTCTCCCTCGGCGCCGCCGAGTTGCTGGGCACGCACCTGGGTGCGTTGGAACGAGGAGAGTCGGTGCCGGTGGCACAGGAGGAGTCGATGGTCACATGGGCGCCCCGCCTGGTCGTCTCGGAGGCTCGCCTCGACTTCCACCAACCTGCCGAGCGGGTGGCGCGGGCCATCCGGGCGTTCTGCCCCCGTCCGGGCGCACACACCACCTGGCGGGGCAAGCGGTTCAAGATACTCCGGGCCCGGCTGTTCCCAGGCAGGTTGGAGCCGGGTCAACTGGAACCCGACGGGACCGGAGTAAGGGTCGGCACCGCCACGGGCTGCCTGGCCCTGCTGACCGTTCAGCCCGAGGGTCGGAAGGCGATGGACGCACTCGCATGGCTCAGGGGGGTCAGGGGCGATCCGGGTCGCTTCGGATGA
- a CDS encoding RsmB/NOP family class I SAM-dependent RNA methyltransferase has product MKRGVEARSVAAGLVGRVVRGGAWSNLVVREVDLPPDDARLVRHLVYGTIRNLPRLDRAIGDLSSRPLSAIHAEVLDVLRVAFHEVLFGRAADHAVSDTAVESARRLGHRRATGFVNALVRNLQRGGEPNPPSDPAAAFSLPGWVMDDLERTWGSDQALAFAEAAHEDAPVSFRMRPGDPPPLGAVPTLVPGAFSHPQGLVPQQAVVQDAASVAVVEALGVAPDHRVLEVGAAPGGKTLAIWDRNPASLVALDIHPRRIRQAVRRLEGAGVRGWWIRADGARLPFRSGLFDRVLVDAPCTGLGTLRRRPELRLRVSTGDRDRLAALQRRMVSQAIDAVRPGGRVVYSVCTLTRAETLRVVEDMDGRPPADLPGLRLDDGLLMGPHLTGTDGMFISVFDR; this is encoded by the coding sequence ATGAAGCGGGGTGTCGAGGCCCGGTCGGTGGCGGCCGGGCTGGTGGGTAGGGTCGTGCGGGGCGGGGCCTGGTCGAACCTGGTGGTGAGGGAAGTCGACCTTCCGCCGGACGATGCTCGCCTGGTGCGCCATCTCGTCTACGGAACCATCAGGAACCTCCCTCGCCTGGACCGGGCCATCGGTGATCTATCCAGCCGGCCCCTCTCGGCCATCCATGCCGAAGTACTCGATGTTCTGCGGGTGGCCTTCCACGAGGTTCTGTTCGGCCGGGCTGCCGACCATGCCGTTTCCGATACGGCGGTGGAGTCGGCCCGGAGGCTGGGACACCGTCGTGCCACCGGGTTCGTGAACGCCCTGGTCAGGAATCTGCAACGGGGAGGCGAACCCAACCCACCCTCCGATCCGGCCGCGGCGTTCAGCTTGCCCGGCTGGGTCATGGACGACCTGGAGCGCACCTGGGGGAGCGATCAGGCGCTGGCGTTCGCCGAGGCAGCACACGAGGACGCTCCGGTGAGCTTCCGCATGCGGCCCGGCGATCCTCCACCCCTCGGTGCGGTTCCCACCCTTGTCCCCGGCGCTTTCTCCCACCCGCAGGGCTTGGTACCCCAGCAGGCGGTGGTACAGGATGCCGCATCCGTGGCCGTGGTCGAAGCCCTGGGCGTGGCGCCCGACCACCGGGTGCTGGAGGTGGGAGCGGCGCCCGGTGGCAAGACGCTGGCCATCTGGGACCGCAACCCCGCCTCGCTGGTAGCACTGGACATCCACCCTCGCCGTATCCGCCAAGCGGTTCGCCGGCTGGAGGGGGCGGGCGTTCGAGGATGGTGGATCAGGGCCGATGGAGCACGCCTCCCTTTCCGGAGCGGGCTGTTCGACAGGGTTCTGGTCGACGCACCTTGCACCGGCCTCGGCACGCTAAGGCGGCGACCCGAGTTGCGGCTACGGGTCTCGACCGGCGACCGGGACCGGCTGGCGGCACTCCAGCGCCGGATGGTGAGCCAAGCCATCGACGCGGTACGTCCCGGAGGGCGGGTGGTCTACTCGGTCTGTACCCTGACCCGGGCGGAGACGCTGCGAGTGGTGGAGGACATGGATGGGCGGCCACCGGCTGATCTGCCGGGTCTCCGCCTAGATGACGGTTTGCTCATGGGTCCGCACCTGACCGGTACCGACGGCATGTTCATCTCGGTCTTCGATCGGTGA
- the rpe gene encoding ribulose-phosphate 3-epimerase, with product MRKRVRIAASILAADFARLGEEVARVEPHLDMLHVDVMDGHFVPNISLGVPVISSLRKVSGLAFDCHLMVTDPDRLVEPLRTAGATGITVHLEAVPDPMPVERRVRQAGLGFGLVINPGTPYEALDPFLELCDMVLVMSVEPGFGGQDFLPTVLAKVEAARLAIDRRGLDVDLEIDGGIGLDTIGAARQAGADVFVAGTAIFGQPDPVMAIAGLRRAASGGGA from the coding sequence GTGAGGAAACGCGTTCGCATTGCGGCTTCGATTCTCGCCGCCGACTTCGCCCGGTTGGGCGAGGAGGTGGCTCGGGTGGAGCCTCACCTGGACATGCTCCACGTGGACGTCATGGACGGCCATTTCGTCCCGAACATCTCGCTGGGCGTTCCGGTCATAAGCTCCTTGCGGAAGGTCTCCGGCCTGGCCTTCGACTGCCACCTGATGGTGACCGATCCGGACAGGCTGGTCGAACCGCTCCGGACAGCCGGCGCCACCGGAATAACCGTCCATCTCGAGGCGGTGCCCGATCCCATGCCGGTTGAGCGCCGGGTGCGCCAGGCCGGCCTCGGCTTCGGTTTGGTGATCAATCCCGGCACTCCGTACGAAGCCCTGGATCCGTTCCTCGAACTGTGCGACATGGTGCTGGTGATGTCGGTGGAGCCCGGCTTCGGTGGCCAGGATTTTCTGCCCACCGTCCTCGCCAAGGTCGAGGCGGCCCGCCTGGCTATAGACCGGCGCGGTCTCGACGTCGATCTCGAGATCGACGGCGGTATCGGCCTGGATACCATCGGCGCGGCGCGGCAGGCCGGCGCCGATGTGTTCGTGGCCGGTACCGCTATCTTCGGACAACCGGATCCGGTGATGGCGATCGCCGGCCTGAGGCGCGCCGCCTCGGGAGGCGGGGCGTGA